In Acipenser ruthenus chromosome 44, fAciRut3.2 maternal haplotype, whole genome shotgun sequence, the genomic stretch acacacagatagatagatagacagacagacagacagacagatagacagagacacagatagatagacacagataaacagatagaccgatagagacagacagacagacagagacacacagatagatacacagataaacagatacacagatagacagacacacagatagatatagatagagagaaacagacagacacacagatagatacagatagagacacagataaacagatagatagagacagacagacagacagataaacagatagatagatagacagagacacacagatagatagatagacacagatAAACACATACAGATAGATCGAAAGatcgacagacagacacagatagagacagagatagatagacagacagagatagagagccagacaaacagacacacagatagataggACACAGAAACACAGATAGATCGACACCCAGACAGATAGACATACATAGATAGAAGGACAAACAGACatgagacacacagatatatatatatatatagacagatagatatgatagagaaacacacagacagatagatatagatagagacagataaacagatagatacatacatacatggacAAACAGACATGAGGCACACagagatatagatagacagacagataggatAGAGAAACACAGACATTTCAATCAAAAAGAGCTTTATTCAGGATCAAAGCAAAACAATACTGCAAGCAAACGAGGTCTCAGGAGGCATTCAAGCTCTGAAATTACAGACATTATCATACTGGGCAGGTTACATCCCACAGGACGTGGCGTTGCACCCAGAAGAGGTGCTACCTGGTAACTGTTACCAATAGCCCCTCCGATCTGAGGTGGAGTTCAATGGTTCTGCTGCGTCATTTAAGCAGAAGTTTATGGTTTTGCACATGATTGAAAATAGCTTTTTAAGCAGGAGGTACAAGTTGCATGTCTGGTTTCAACAGATGGACTTGTGGTTTTGTAACAGAAATGAGTAAACCATCGTTGAAGCAGTAACATGGAAACAAAGAAGGGGActccaagtcgccttggatagaggcgtgtgctaaataaacaaataatagacaGAGGCTAGACAGACGAGACACACAggtagacagacaggcagacaaacggggatggaaataagactcccgttgcacagcggtttgatccagtcctggtttcactttaatacaaagacacacctgagcttgttagctagacacactgggggctgatcaagctggtagtgaaacctggaatgggtgacgctgctgtgcaataggagtctgattcccatccctgcttaaccctttgcggtccattgtcggacctggttcgacatcgcaattttcgctttccggtccaatgttggaccctgtccgacatcagcaaaaagacacaaaaaacaggtttctagtcgtttttttctccggaaaaagctgagaaaaccattcaatggccgagtgagaccgataggagctgaaaaaaaaaagggggcatatctcatgaatacagatagccatGGCACCACAtaaggacataaacaaacaagatagctgcttccgcatccagcgctcaaagaatatcacagacatttgcagagctttttttagatgttatggtaataaaataatgactttcatcgcattattgaggggtttggtgataaaacgagtgatcagatgatttatcggtatgcacgactatgaagaggcatgtgaaaaatacagtgaacgaggagcggggctggagatgcagtactgagtgtcctgttgatatgcagagcctcttaaacctgttttactgtgaaaaaaatacttttaaacagcttgtctaaaataaactgcgcgtgtgaaaataaattggacctgacgcgcctgagacgtgctgaataaatggaccgctaagggttaaggacTGACAGAGTATAAACTTATGGGGCAGAAAGATAGAGACTTAGAAAGATGAGTCTCAgagctacacagacagacagagggcagacagacagagggcaGACAAAGAGGGCAGACTGAAAGAGGGCAGACTGAAAgagggcagacagacagagggcagacagacagagggcagacagacagagggcagacagacagagggcagacagacagagggcaGACAGAAAGAGGGCAGACAGAAAGAGGGCAGACTCACGGCTTGGCATAGATGGCTCCTGCCTGCTTGGGCGCAAGTTCGTCTCCTGAAGTCGATTCTTCAGACTCCGTGTCCGAGCCCGTGGCGAAAAAACGAGACATGGTGGCGCTGAGCGATAATCTGTGAAGACAAAGAAAGACTAGCAACCAGAGATCAGGACACAGGGAGTAGCAAGGCCTTAACTCAGGGGCTCCTAAACTGTGGACCAACCAACagtattatatctatctatccatctattattatttatttcttagcagacacccttatccagggcaacttacagttgttacaagatatcacattatttttacatacaattccccatttatacagctgggtttttactggagcaatctaggtaaagtaccttgctcaagggtacagcagcagtgtccccccacctgggattgaacccatgaccctccggtcaagagtccagagccctaaccactactccacactgctgcccataattaCTTATCTATGTATCCATCCATCTACCTACACacagtattccttcaaatttaagactttgtaaacaattttTGGCTCACTTGAAATctgctgaaaacaattaaaaagctctAATTAAGCAGATTATcggttcaatgaagggtctagttgaGAGTTCAATTGGATTATGAAGACCTGCAGGGGGTCCCAGGGCTGGGTTTGAAAACCGCTGACTGTCTGTTTACACACACAAGCTAAAATACTGAAGACTGTTTTTCAAATGTCTAGTCAAATTCCTAATACGTATCACAGTATGGCAATCTATATATATTATGAAAAATAATACGTGTGTGCAggtaaaaaaagacaaacaaaaaaaacgcataaacacagtgaaatacgtcagtaataataataataataataataattattattattattattattatttaaaaaaacaacacgaaGATGACACAATGTTTGAATAAAGTACTTAGCAAGCCCACAACTGTGTCCATAttgtaataaatataatttatttaacatgaCAGTGATGAAAATACATGATTAAACCGCCGCCATAAGAATAGTACACATTAAAACAGTAAAtagatataatattattattattatagacgtTTTGGTCGCTTTTATTTCAATATCAGATGCGGTTTGCAGTGGCTAGGCCGCAGGAGCCTGCGCCTCGTCTGGAATAAACAGCTGGGCTCCTCGGCAACTTGAATTAACGGGGCTCCGTCTTACCTTTCTCCGATCCGAACAGGTAATTTAAACGGTTCTCTGCTCGCTTATTTGCggctaaaaaaaaatccaatgtcAGGCGGCGTGCAGTTCTGCAACTTCCACAGGCCGGTTTGAAAGAACGAGAATATGAACGCTCACTCGCACAGTAccctgggagttgtagttctctGTGGCATATTCCGTGGAGTCGCAAGGGGAAAGGTGGTTAAAAGAACTACAATTACCAGCACCGGCGCAGGGTCGCATTTGCCTTTAATTGTAGCCCCAGGGTAcagtattttataattattattatttttttaaattccttattTCCTTTACTTTCTGTATAGTTACATTAAGTAATCCcttcagatttttcttttttttaaataaatatttaaatagacCATAATATTTGAGAGCCAGACCATTTAAAATGGTCCAGTCTAATATAATTTAGTGTAGAACCAGCTGTTGATGCGAGTCCAGCGAGTTTGATACATTTAACTTCTATATTGTAATCCTATGGATCTgagatccttaaaaaaaaaaaaaaaaaaaaaaaaactataggttTTGTAGTTTTAACTTTTGTCTACAAAATGATAAGCCGTTTTTAAACACTCGCGCCTGCCTCGCCATTAATTTCTGGGAGTTTGATTTTACAACCGTCAAACCGGTCTGCGCTTTATGTAAATACAATTGCAAACAAAACTCTATTAAAGGGTTCAAAATGAATGCAAGGTAAATTGTGCACAGTCAAAATACACACAAACTACATTGCAATTTGCTGGTTTTCtattacacagtgtgtgtgttaagaacttaagaacataagaaagtttacaaacgagaggaggccattcagcccatcttgctcgtttggttgttagtagcttattgatcccagaatctcatcaagcagcttcttgaaggatcccagggtgtcagcttcaacaacattactggggagttggttccagaccctcacaattctctgtgtaaaaaagtgcctcctattttctgttctgaattcccctttatctaatctccatttgtgactcctggttcttgtttcttttttcagtcccctgggtcgacaggACGgggtaataagaacataagaacataagaaagtttacaaacgagaggaggccccattcggcccatcttgctcgtttggttgttagtagcttattgatcccagaatctcatcaagcagcttcttgaaggatcccagggtgtcagcttcaacaacattactggggagttggttcaagaccctcacaattctctgtgtaaaaaagcgcctcctattttctgtctgTAGCAATTATTGTCAAATCTGAGGTTAACCCATTAATCCTTCCATGAGCTTGTGCAGCTTTTACAGGATCGTTCCAGCATCTCACAGTAGCTGAACTTGACGTTCTGTTTCCTCACCTTTCTCTTGCCTGTGCGAGCGACTCTCTCCAGGACTGAATTTGAATCATTCATTATAAAGATGCAGGTCCTGTGAATGCTTTTAAAGCTGAGCTTATTTTTGACCTGGCGTTTAGTCATTACTTCAGTGCATGTATGTTGATATTTCAAATGCTTGAGCTGCTTttccatctattattattattattattattattattattattattattattattaatattattattatttcttagcagacacccttatccagggcggcttacaattgttacaagatatcacattatttttacatacaattccccatttatacagttgggtttttactggagcaatctaggtaaagtaccttgctcaagggtacagcagcagtgtcccccacctgggattgaacccccaaccctccggtcaagagtccagatccctaaccactactccatactacCTTTATCTTTTTGATTATGTTTGTATACATAtgcatttgttttactgtaaaaacgCTCTGCTATGCATGCAGGCAGGGTGCTGTGAAAATGTAAGTTTATATTGTATGAAGTAAAGTTGAAAGTTTAAAGAAAGGGGAAAaagtttcaaatgacattttcaaagtaaaaccatattgctgctctagaaagagtgcaaagaagagcaaccagaattatcccgggtttaaaaggcatgtcgtatgcagacaggctaaaagaattgaatctattcagtcttgaacaaagaagactatgcggtgatctgattcaagcattcaaaatcctaaaaggtatagacaatgtcgacccaggggtcctgaaaaaagaaacaaggaccaggggtcacaaatggagattagataaaggggcattcagaacagaaaataggaggcactttttctacacagagaattgtgagggtctggaaccagctccccagtaatgttgttgaagctgacaccctgggatccttcaagaagctgcttgattagattctgggatcaataagctactaacaaccaaacgagcaagatgggccgaatggcctcctctcgcttgtaaactttcttatgttcttaactgagAGCTAATAGAGGGAGGTGTTCAGATATAAAGGGACTATCAGGGAGAGATAATAACAGTGAGATGATCTTTATAAGGAGATAGAAACAATATAAACTATACAGTTCAGATTTTGTTTAGAATTGAAAAGAAACTTAAGACATGTATAACAGGTCAttgagtatttctaaatgtatttctgtttaatagttatggaagaTTTTATTTAACCGATACAAGCAAAAGACCCATTCTGTATGCTGTTATCAAAGAGTGGATGAATGCCAATGTCACACAGGGAGTCCACGTCTCTGGGTGGAAGTTCTGTTTATTAGCTATAGCAGGTGTAAAGCATTAttaattttacacaaaacaaaccgCCTCCGAGACACTGTCTGAGAAGTTTACAGTTTAGAAATAATATGCCCTTTATTATagggcagggcagcagtgtggagtagtggttagggctctggactcctgaccggagggtcgtgggttcaatccccagtgggggacactgctgctgtacccttgagcaaggtactttacctagattgctccagtaaaaacccagctgtataaatgggtaattgtatgtaaaataatgtgatatctgtataatgtatgtaaaataatgtgaatctgtataatgtgaaataatgtaaaaatgtgatatcttgtaacaattgtaagtcgccctggataagggcgtctgctaagaaataaataataataataataactctgatGAACCTTTGCTGGAGGACAGGTCAAAGGTTACACTCAAATTGACCAGCTGTACTGAACAGATAAATAAGGCTGTAGTTTTTTCACTGTGATCACAGATTTCCTGATTTCTGTCAAATTGACCCATCGCCGTGTGATATGTAGCTCCTTGTGAAAATTCACTTTTCTGAAAGAATGGTGTTTaaatacagctgtggtcaaaagtttggcatcacctaggattttaggattgagaagtAATTAGaaactttatgaacataatttagatcatttatttaacatcatttcatcaaagaaactacaaaacgatatcgcaaaagtctaccggaagccatgatagcagtactgtatttgatgttagatttagaaatatcacattttaaaattgtcagtttttcattaagtaggTATAAAtccattaacataacattattcagcaggtttccttcaagaagctgcttgatgagattctgggatcaataagctactaacaaccaaacgagcaagatgggctgaatggcctcctctcgtttggaaactttcttatgatcTTGTGTCTGTTCCAAGGCTACACCCAGGGTGATTATTTTTTTAGAATGCTTTTAGCGCTGTTGCATTGTAGATCACAGCTTCTGCTTTTTTTACTTCATGTTAAACAGCTAATTTACACTCTTCAGTGCTTGTGCCTTTCTGCATCAAACTCTTTTGCAAACTCTCAGCATGTACTTTCAGTAGTCAGAGGCTTCCATGCTGGGCTCTGGAGCAGTCAGGGTAGAATCTCCGATAGTCTTTATAGGGATGCCTCTTCCCTTCGGTGTCACTATTCTTAAATGTCTGATTACTGTGTACAAGTGATGAACAAATTGTTACAGGTAGTTTTCACCAGCCAGCATTTCATTCACAATCTGTAACTCAAGGATTTTGTTGACAAAGTCCCTCGCTGTAAGCTTGATGCGGCGCTCAGTGAATTCCTCAGCCTTCTTGAGGCTCTGATCCTACTTGTGGTAAAGGTCTATGAAGTCAGAACAGTACTGCAGTCTGAACTTTTCCAGATGTTTCAGCGGGTCGTTGACATCAATGAAATCTTCGTGCATCTGTTGGAATTCCCTGGCAGCAAACCCACAGATGTGCATCTTCAGATCAACTTCAAACTGGGCGTTGGTCTTCAGCTTCTCATTTTCCTTCAGCTTGTCATCTATCATTTCTAACAGCACTATGGTGTAGGTTTCGTGGTAGtcagttttactgttttttttgagTGTTATAAACTCCCTGCCCTGTTCTGTTATAGATTTCACCAACTTCTTGGCTTTCTCCTTGTGTTGTGCTTGCTTGAACTTGTAAGTAAATAATTTCGGGTACAATACACGATAAAAGTGAGAATAAGTTACATTAAACTGTGTTTCTCCATATTCAGTCAAATCAGTGGCCTTATTTAACACCATGTGAACTAAACCCACATGTCTGTTTAACTGTCTTCTCAACTGATGGAAAACATTTGATACAATATCTCGCTTCTCTAAACCTTTAAAGTTCAGTGCAGACACTGTCTCTATCCACATCTTATCAAATTCGTTTCTCAGCTGCTCATCAGATAAATCCTCATTTCTTTCCCTACACTCTCCTAGCAGTTGCAATACTCTTTCCTCTAATGTTGCTTTATACTTTTCACTGACATCACacacctttttcatttctttttggaAGCCAATAGCTGCTGTCAACTTGTTTGTCAAATAATTTGCTGTTTCAAGCCTGAGAGTTTCAATGCTGTTCTCAAAGGTTGCTCTGTAGCTTTCTACAAGATGATCATGTCCGTCCTTCCTTTCACAGTATTCAGTCAATTTCTCCAGAGTTGTTTTTACTTGTGATGTCAGTTCTCTAATTACCTCATTTTGTAAGATGCTGAGAAACTCCTCAAGGTTTGAGGTCTGGTTTTTGGTTTTTGAAATCCTTGTCTCAGCAGTTGCCAGCCAGTTGTACATGTGCTTTTGGAAGTCCCATTCCCAATTCCCATATTCAACACACAGGTTACTGTAAACCTCAGCCACCCGACTATTTCTGACGCTGAATGTTTCATATTTAAGATCACGCCACAAGTCCATCACCCGTATCTGGAACTCAATGATTTTAAGTCTGTGGCAGCTTTTTAACTCCTCAATCAAGCTCTTCTTGAACTCATACACAGTTTCGCTGTAGCCGCTGTTCACTGGTGCCATTGGTGGAATGCCATGCCACAGGCAAGGGATGTACCAGTGACTATGCTCAGGATCATAGTCCACAACATCTGTTAGTTTAATGTTGGGATCTAGCTGTTCCATCCTGACAGCTGCCTGCGTCGTCTCATTCAACTGTTCTAGAAGCTTTTTCCTATCTCTTGCATTGTTGTCATGAGCAGACATATCCCACACATTCTGGTGCACAAAGTGAAATTTCGGTTTCTTCCAAACTTCTTTCATTCTAAGAAAGGCGTGCACCACGTTCTGTAGGATATCCTTCATCTCTGTGGAGTTCTCCATTGCAATGTTTATTATTGTAATATCACTGAGTCCAGTCACCAGTGTTGCAAGCTCATTGTCATGTTCGTAGCTGTCTTTTAGTTGTGCCAGTTCTGGAGATTTGAGACCTTCTGTGTCAATTAACAGAATGAAATCACAGTTCAGCTTTTCTTTGAGATTCTCTTTGACTCTGATTAACAGCATGAAGGCTCCTCTCGTGCATCTGCCACTGCTAACTGCAAACTGAACCCCAAACATCGTGTTGAGGAGGGTAGACTTCCCAGTGCTTTGGACTCCCAACACTGTTACAACCAGCACCCTGCTCGTGTGTTGGACTTTCTCATGGAGCTCTGTTAGAACATCAGTCACCCACCTTACAGGGATATTTGATGCATCTCCATCCACCAGCTCAAGAGGGAAGCCATCCAACAGCAGATCAGCCACAATGCTGGGAAGCGTTTTAAATTGCTGATGAGATTCAGGGTCGTCGGGAAGGGAGCACGCTGCTTCATAAATCTGTCCGATTTCACGCATGAAATTCTCAACTCCTAAAGAGCTGTTTGATATCAGCTGATCCAACttagtatttttctttttgtctccAGTTACCTGACCCGCACCACATTGTTCTTTGTATTGATCACGGAGATCAGAAAGGTTTTCTCGTGCTATATCGTCCAATTTCAGCCTCATCCACTTGAGAAAAAAGGACCTCTCTAGTTTGTTTGGGCGCGATATGGCAGATATGAAACAGCTCATTGCTTCAGTTATAccatgcttgttttgtttttcttgcagttcctctttttctctttgGAGCTGGTGCTTATACTTTTCAATAGGCTGGTCTCCTGCCTTTCGCAGCCTGCACTGCTCTTTCTCCAACTCGGACAGTTTCTTCCAGTCTTCACCTTGCAATGGTAGCTGTTTCTTCTTAAATTGCAGAACGTTGTCTATTCTGGTTGTGATCTCTTTAGCACATTGTTTTCCTGTCTGACATTCAAGGCTCTCTTCATCTATAGCAATCTTCAATCCCTTTGCTACAAAAGAcatggcttttattttaattttatgtgGCTTATTTTGTATGATGCTTTCCACTGTAGAGTGCAGGTTCTTCACAAAGTCTGCATCATTGATCTGTCTGTTCTTAACCAAGAACTGTCTTTTTTCTAACTGTAACTCTGATTTCAATTTGTCCATGTGTTTCAGGGTTTCCTGCTGTGGTTTACCCTGAGAGTTAAAAACCAAAAACAGTCTGTCTTTCACAGTTGCAAAGGAGGCCAGTAACTTGTACTCCTCTTCTCCAAGGTTACTGAAGAATACGAAGACCGCGCATGATGATTGTTTTAGAAAACATAACTGCGTTGGAAAGGAACCAACGTCTCCACGAAGGTTAGCAATGGATACTGCTTCAGGAAAGATGTCTAAATTATTTTTTCCACAAGGAAGGTACCAGCTGATCTCAACTATACCATCTGAAATTCTCCGAGCAACATCCCCACACTCCATATCGCGATGGATGAAGAAATCATGGTGCTGCTGGGGGTTACTGAGAACCTGATTCAGAATCTGTGATTTGGACAGACTGCAGTCGCCCAGCCTGACAAAAGAGATCATTGGCATGGCAGTGTAGACTATACTGTCTTCCACAAACCCTCTCGTCTCTGCTAGTGAGTGGGGCCTCCACTTCTTCACAATGTCTCTCATGGCCCACAGCATTAATGTACACTGATTGGTGCTACAGTCAGGGAGCAAGAGAGGTACAGCAAACTGGCACATCGACATTTTTGACATCATTTCCTGCTGCAGGAAGCTGTCAGCGCACAGAAAGAGAGCTGTGATGAGATCCAGCGGATTGATTAGGTCACCACGATTGCCACCTATAAtatcatcaatattaaaagaagatgatgatgatttCACGTCTAGTTTAGGAGCTCGACGTCTGGTACTTCTTGCTTTCACACTCATCATCATCAGGGTTTTCAGAAAACCCCGAGGCAGATCTGTTAGAGACCGGATCGGTTCTTCTGTTACACTCTCTGTGCCAATCTCAAGGACTGCGCTTAAAGTGAGTTTGCTTGCTAGGTTTCTTTCTAGTCCTAATTGCAACAGCAATTCCTGTAGACCTTCTCCTGCAAGAcacaacaaaatatattgtaTAAAGCAATCAGATTCACGTTTATTCAGACATTAAGCAAAAAGAGTTACTGATCTGATGATGAAGAGCTGTACTGAATCTTCAGTCTGTTTCTGGGAGTAACtggattttttcatttgtttttaaatggcccaccaaattatttcacaaacaaaaaTCTGTGGGCTGGGTGACCAGAGAACCTGGGTTCAAGTCCCAGCTCAACCTCCCACTGTAGAcatgtcaactctcccttatttacCAGGAGTCTCCCTTATTTTGGGCCCTTCTCCCTGACAGCTCTTTTGCTAAAGTAATTTTCCTCGTTAACATTTCAGATTCTAAAATCACAGTTCCCGCAGTGCAATTCCCTGTCTGTATTTATCAGtctttaggacccaggggaagcCTGTAACAGAAAAGCATTcaggttaccatatgactccatgttcaccgggacagttcaggctttgcAGCTCTCctcgcaatgcattctggagcCTTGTCTCGGGGACCTTTCACAACAGGACTAcatttaccagaatgcactggggtgtgagTTTAAACAAGTCCTAGTGTACATGGTGTCATGGTAacctgtgacagggcagaaggcctgcacatgtaaatagtgggtttgtgtggttttgtgtttaagtttagcagggatggggttaaatacaTGTGTGGCATGtagctgggtcttgatt encodes the following:
- the LOC131709673 gene encoding up-regulator of cell proliferation-like, whose protein sequence is MDNRIAGVALKTADPLAVLRKQKATLIAVLITDPSHVLQHAHSKELIPDRTYFKIKEKEDPSEKIVDLVDYIISSSSDKAQEFLDLLSSLRRDYPNLPVELESSPSPIPDSPGGNAGVQTGSPKKDSEESGQSAGSGDAVPQNQTREATPTGEGLQELLLQLGLERNLASKLTLSAVLEIGTESVTEEPIRSLTDLPRGFLKTLMMMSVKARSTRRRAPKLDVKSSSSSFNIDDIIGGNRGDLINPLDLITALFLCADSFLQQEMMSKMSMCQFAVPLLLPDCSTNQCTLMLWAMRDIVKKWRPHSLAETRGFVEDSIVYTAMPMISFVRLGDCSLSKSQILNQVLSNPQQHHDFFIHRDMECGDVARRISDGIVEISWYLPCGKNNLDIFPEAVSIANLRGDVGSFPTQLCFLKQSSCAVFVFFSNLGEEEYKLLASFATVKDRLFLVFNSQGKPQQETLKHMDKLKSELQLEKRQFLVKNRQINDADFVKNLHSTVESIIQNKPHKIKIKAMSFVAKGLKIAIDEESLECQTGKQCAKEITTRIDNVLQFKKKQLPLQGEDWKKLSELEKEQCRLRKAGDQPIEKYKHQLQREKEELQEKQNKHGITEAMSCFISAISRPNKLERSFFLKWMRLKLDDIARENLSDLRDQYKEQCGAGQVTGDKKKNTKLDQLISNSSLGVENFMREIGQIYEAACSLPDDPESHQQFKTLPSIVADLLLDGFPLELVDGDASNIPVRWVTDVLTELHEKVQHTSRVLVVTVLGVQSTGKSTLLNTMFGVQFAVSSGRCTRGAFMLLIRVKENLKEKLNCDFILLIDTEGLKSPELAQLKDSYEHDNELATLVTGLSDITIINIAMENSTEMKDILQNVVHAFLRMKEVWKKPKFHFVHQNVWDMSAHDNNARDRKKLLEQLNETTQAAVRMEQLDPNIKLTDVVDYDPEHSHWYIPCLWHGIPPMAPVNSGYSETVYEFKKSLIEELKSCHRLKIIEFQIRVMDLWRDLKYETFSVRNSRVAEVYSNLCVEYGNWEWDFQKHMYNWLATAETRISKTKNQTSNLEEFLSILQNEVIRELTSQVKTTLEKLTEYCERKDGHDHLVESYRATFENSIETLRLETANYLTNKLTAAIGFQKEMKKVCDVSEKYKATLEERVLQLLGECRERNEDLSDEQLRNEFDKMWIETVSALNFKGLEKRDIVSNVFHQLRRQLNRHVGLVHMVLNKATDLTEYGETQFNVTYSHFYRVLYPKLFTYKFKQAQHKEKAKKLVKSITEQGREFITLKKNSKTDYHETYTIVLLEMIDDKLKENEKLKTNAQFEVDLKMHICGFAAREFQQMHEDFIDVNDPLKHLEKFRLQYCSDFIDLYHK